In Erigeron canadensis isolate Cc75 chromosome 1, C_canadensis_v1, whole genome shotgun sequence, a single window of DNA contains:
- the LOC122592121 gene encoding LOB domain-containing protein 24-like produces the protein MTTTTRCAACKYFRRRCSSDCIFAPYFPANNPQRFVCVHRIYGANNIGKMFEGFPEQLRGNAIECLCYEAKCRIQDPVYGCVSIISWLHREIHLAQTQLAKAQAQIALLDPGVEVAITTPR, from the exons ATGACCACTACTACTCGATGTGCGGCTTGCAAGTATTTTAGAAGAAGATGTTCTTCAGATTGCATTTTTGCACCGTATTTTCCTGCCAATAACCCTCAACGATTCGTTTGTGTTCATAGAATATACGGCGCCAACAACATTGGGAAAATGTTTGAG GGATTTCCGGAACAACTACGAGGGAATGCAATAGAATGCTTGTGTTATGAGGCCAAATGTAGAATACAAGATCCTGTATACGGGTGCGTTAGCATAATATCATGGTTACATCGCGAAATTCATTTAGCCCAAACCCAACTAGCAAAAGCTCAAGCACAAATTGCTTTACTTGATCCTGGTGTTGAAGTAGCGATAACGACACCAAGATAG
- the LOC122586009 gene encoding auxin-responsive protein SAUR50-like, whose protein sequence is MGKLKRESLAKKSNGILKLNVVVEKLQKSLLQAKKWGPRNNNNIGGTGQETVPDDVKEGHFAVIAADDEEEKRFVVPLECLGQPSFQRLLERAAEEYGFDHEGALMVPCRPSELEWVLTETRAADSGDDDVHRWSSYKNIVESY, encoded by the coding sequence ATGGGAAAGCTAAAACGAGAAAGTCTTGCCAAGAAAAGCAATGGAATTTTGAAGCTTAATGTGGTGGTAGAGAAGCTGCAAAAGAGTCTTTTGCAAGCCAAGAAATGGGGACCAAGGAATAACAATAACATTGGGGGGACGGGCCAAGAAACAGTCCCAGACGATGTGAAAGAAGGGCATTTCGCTGTGATTGCAGccgatgatgaagaagaaaaaagatttgTGGTTCCTTTAGAGTGTCTTGGTCAACCGTCATTTCAAAGATTGTTGGAGAGAGCAGCCGAGGAGTATGGCTTCGACCACGAGGGTGCACTTATGGTTCCTTGTAGGCCAAGTGAGCTCGAGTGGGTGTTAACCGAGACAAGAGCTGCTGATTCAGGAGATGATGATGTACACCGTTGGAGTTCTTATAAAAACATAGTCGAAAGTTATTGA